A region of the Candidatus Kapaibacterium sp. genome:
ATTTTTTATATCGTTTCGGGGCATGGCGGACCAGACCCTGGAGCGGTTGGTTACAGAGATAATCATGAATTACACGAAGACGAGTATGCCTACGATGTTTCGCTACGGCTTGCTCGCAATTTAATCGAATATGGAGCCGAAGTTTATGTCATTGTGCAAGATTCATCAGATGGCATCCGCGACGGATATTACCTCAATAATTCCTACAATGAGGTTTATATTGATGGTTCGGCTATATCAATTAATCAATTAGAGCGCTTAAAAAAGCGAGTGGAAATTATCAATAATTTGTATTACAAGAACCAAGCTTCCGGCAAAAAGCAGTATAGTATAGAAACACATGTTGATTCTCGCTACACAGGCAAAATGATAGATATATTTTTCTACCATGGCGAAACCAGCGCCGAGGGCAAACGAGTTGCCGAAATTTTGCTGACAACGATTGAAGATAAGTATCGCAGAGCACAGCCTGGACGAGGTTATGACGGTACAGTTACTTCACGCAATTTATATATGATTCGCAATACGATTCCAACAATGATTTTCATCGAAATCGGCAATATTCAAAATCAAAGAGACCAAATCCGCCTTATAGAAAAAAACAATCGTCAAGCAATTGCAAACTGGCTCCGCGACGGATTGCTGAATGCGATAAAGTGAGTTGAGGACTTGAATAAAATGTTAGAATGCAAGCGAATTTTTTTGTTGGATAAATTCTATGTAATTTTGATGTTTGTTAAAATTACATTTTGAAATGTTCGGACAATTAAAGAGATTAGGCACGGAAACTCTCATATACGGACTCTCGACAATCATCGGGAGATTTCTGACTTTCATGCTCACCCCTGTTTATACAAACTACCTCAATCCCGTCGAATTCGATTTTGTGATTTATACTTACTCCATTATTGCCTTTGTGAACATTTTGTACTCGTTCGGGCTTGAATCTTCCTATTTCAGATTTTTCAAGAGCGGTACTGTCGCAGATTCGCAAAAAGTGTTCACTCATTCGTGGGTTGCGATTCAGCTTATCAGCATTGTAGGCACAATTTTGATTTTCTTGAACTCCGAAACTTTTGGAGCATACATTGCAAGCGGCGATATTGATAGCCCGGGATTTCTTATACGGACAGCAGTTTTCATCCCATTTTTTGATGCACTAATACTCATCCCCTTTGCCTATTTGCGTATGACCAACAAGGCGATGAAATTTGCAATGACAAAGTTTGTGCTCATTTTGATTGCCGTTGCACTTAATTTCAAATTTGTAGTGTTCGATGGATTAGGAGCCGCCGGAGTTTTCTACGCTCAATTAATCTCCTCTATCATAGGATTTTTGCTATTTATTCCGCTGATTTTCAAAAACATCAACCTTACTTTTGATATTAAGCTCTTTATTCAGATGCTAAAGTTTGGTCTGCCGACGCTTCCTGCGAACTTTTCTGCTATCGTATTGCAAGTAGCCGACCGCCCGATAATCAAAATGCTCAACGATTCGCCCGAATTCCTGACTACATATCAGACCAATCATAGGCTCGGAATTCCGATGATGCTATTTGTGACGATTTTCGAATACGCTTGGAAACCATTTTACTTGAGCACCTTTAAAGAGGAAAACGCGAAGGAAATGTATTCGCGCATCTTCACCTATTTCACCTTAATTTCGGCATTCATATTTTTGTTCGTTTCATTTTTCTTGGAATACATCGTAGCGATGCCCGGAATAGGCGGCAAATTAATAAATCCGATGTATTGGAACGGGCTTGGAATTGTACCAATTATACTCGGAGCATATTATTTCAACGGTGCTTTTACTAATTTCAATGCCGGGATATTGATAGAAAAGAAAACCCAATATCTACCAATTGCTATCGGTGCCGCTGCAGTGGCAAATATCATTTTGAATTTCGCC
Encoded here:
- a CDS encoding N-acetylmuramoyl-L-alanine amidase — encoded protein: MNLKIVIVFSIWILNFCNLIAQDNYLEIKPKPGDGIKVIFDRYDIPKTEEMFIWFMERNSGKFVGKDGLKLSESYLLPILVFEYNGKSIRSTIENNDYAYAVSIQDYNDDMHRKAVKKGNYRKDHILWLPQFELDSPKKSNSAKKIKKKLPTEVVVELFGEKYKNVKILSHKLKDCIFYIVSGHGGPDPGAVGYRDNHELHEDEYAYDVSLRLARNLIEYGAEVYVIVQDSSDGIRDGYYLNNSYNEVYIDGSAISINQLERLKKRVEIINNLYYKNQASGKKQYSIETHVDSRYTGKMIDIFFYHGETSAEGKRVAEILLTTIEDKYRRAQPGRGYDGTVTSRNLYMIRNTIPTMIFIEIGNIQNQRDQIRLIEKNNRQAIANWLRDGLLNAIK
- a CDS encoding polysaccharide biosynthesis C-terminal domain-containing protein, whose amino-acid sequence is MFGQLKRLGTETLIYGLSTIIGRFLTFMLTPVYTNYLNPVEFDFVIYTYSIIAFVNILYSFGLESSYFRFFKSGTVADSQKVFTHSWVAIQLISIVGTILIFLNSETFGAYIASGDIDSPGFLIRTAVFIPFFDALILIPFAYLRMTNKAMKFAMTKFVLILIAVALNFKFVVFDGLGAAGVFYAQLISSIIGFLLFIPLIFKNINLTFDIKLFIQMLKFGLPTLPANFSAIVLQVADRPIIKMLNDSPEFLTTYQTNHRLGIPMMLFVTIFEYAWKPFYLSTFKEENAKEMYSRIFTYFTLISAFIFLFVSFFLEYIVAMPGIGGKLINPMYWNGLGIVPIILGAYYFNGAFTNFNAGILIEKKTQYLPIAIGAAAVANIILNFALIPHFGMYGAAFAQFGGYLISAIIIYFYAQKYYKISYEWSRVTFIIILALAIYFIFNHVIDFGVDLYNILIRFVGIFVYFIALYFMNFLKKDEIELLKRLIKRNAK